In a single window of the Deltaproteobacteria bacterium genome:
- a CDS encoding ABC transporter permease has protein sequence MNWYPIFLREILLFRRRLLRLGYVVSAMFAPLLYLLAFGLGLGKRVTIPGVSYLDYLLPGLIAMSSMTNSYTWVANGLTVGRLHFHTFQIYIQAPVTPAAIVWGQVLAGMVRGLFASLIILGLGLLLGSGLRLNIIFVLALLLNCLVFAAFGVVVGMQSRSHEDTATFTNFFIMPMAFFCGTFFPVEEMPWILQGIIRSLPLTHTNRLLRTPGWTVESLGSLALLAAFGLCCLVLGTIIIRRYSE, from the coding sequence TTGAACTGGTACCCGATTTTCTTGAGGGAAATTCTGCTCTTTCGGCGCCGGTTACTGCGGCTGGGCTATGTGGTTTCGGCCATGTTCGCGCCGCTGCTCTATCTGTTGGCCTTCGGGCTGGGACTGGGAAAAAGGGTGACGATCCCCGGGGTTTCGTATTTAGATTATCTACTTCCCGGCCTGATCGCCATGAGTTCCATGACCAATTCTTATACCTGGGTGGCCAATGGCCTGACTGTGGGCCGCCTCCATTTCCACACTTTCCAGATCTATATCCAGGCCCCGGTAACCCCGGCGGCCATCGTCTGGGGTCAAGTGCTGGCCGGAATGGTGCGGGGATTGTTTGCCTCGCTGATCATCCTGGGGTTAGGGTTGCTGCTGGGCAGCGGCTTAAGATTAAATATAATTTTTGTCCTCGCCCTGCTCCTCAACTGTCTGGTATTCGCGGCATTCGGAGTAGTGGTGGGAATGCAATCCCGCTCCCATGAAGATACCGCGACTTTTACCAACTTTTTCATTATGCCGATGGCATTTTTTTGTGGCACCTTTTTTCCGGTGGAAGAGATGCCCTGGATTTTACAGGGGATTATCCGGAGCCTGCCGTTGACTCATACCAACCGGCTCTTGCGTACCCCGGGCTGGACAGTAGAGAGCCTCGGCTCCCTTGCACTTCTAGCGGCCTTCGGCCTCTGCTGCCTTGTTTTGGGAACCATCATCATCCGGAGGTATAGCGAATGA